From Candidatus Omnitrophota bacterium, one genomic window encodes:
- a CDS encoding adenylosuccinate synthase: protein MPSSVIVGAQWGDEGKGKVIDIFSAKADYIVRYQGGNNAGHTVVIGEDSFILHLIPSGILHKNKICVIGNGVVIDPRALLEEIEMLKGRAIKVDGRLFISEEAHVILPYHKLLDELKEQKKRKIGTTKKGIGPCYADKVARSGIRIIDLLEEDTLKEKLRNNLEEKNLILEKIYGSEGFELNSLYKEYLDYGKKIKKYVCNTKRLLNDAIADKKRVLFEGAQGTLLDVDYGTYPFVTSSNSSAGGASIGTGVGPNKIDKVIGVVKAYTTRVGEGPFPTEFDAALMEKIRQKGKEFGATTGRPRRCGWFDSVVVRHAVMVNGLDELVVTKLDVLDDLDTIMICTGYKFGDKIYNDFPSSIKVLNDCRPIYEKLPGWRKPTTRITSYSKLPDNAKKYLKRMQYLLKTKIVLISVGSERSQTFSKGD from the coding sequence ATGCCAAGTTCAGTTATCGTAGGGGCGCAATGGGGAGACGAGGGCAAGGGTAAGGTAATAGATATATTTTCCGCGAAGGCCGACTACATAGTCAGGTATCAGGGCGGCAATAACGCGGGCCACACAGTAGTTATAGGCGAAGATTCCTTTATACTGCATCTGATACCATCAGGCATACTCCACAAAAACAAAATCTGCGTTATCGGTAACGGAGTCGTAATAGATCCCAGGGCGCTCCTGGAAGAGATAGAGATGCTCAAAGGGCGCGCGATAAAAGTCGACGGACGGCTCTTCATAAGCGAAGAAGCGCATGTAATATTGCCATATCATAAACTTCTGGATGAGCTTAAAGAACAAAAGAAGAGGAAGATCGGCACGACCAAGAAAGGTATAGGCCCATGCTATGCGGATAAGGTCGCGCGCAGCGGCATAAGGATAATCGATCTCCTGGAAGAGGACACGCTTAAAGAGAAGTTACGGAATAACCTGGAGGAGAAGAATCTTATACTGGAGAAGATATACGGATCAGAAGGATTTGAGCTCAACTCCCTCTATAAAGAGTATTTGGATTACGGTAAAAAGATAAAGAAATATGTCTGCAATACAAAGCGATTACTTAATGATGCTATAGCTGATAAAAAGCGCGTGCTCTTCGAGGGCGCCCAGGGCACGCTTCTGGACGTCGATTACGGCACATATCCCTTCGTGACATCTTCTAATTCCTCCGCGGGCGGCGCGTCGATAGGTACCGGTGTGGGCCCCAATAAGATAGATAAGGTCATAGGTGTGGTCAAAGCTTACACGACCAGGGTCGGTGAGGGGCCTTTCCCGACAGAGTTCGACGCCGCGCTTATGGAGAAGATCAGGCAGAAGGGCAAAGAGTTCGGCGCTACCACGGGCCGCCCCAGGCGCTGCGGATGGTTCGACAGTGTGGTGGTAAGGCACGCGGTAATGGTAAACGGCCTGGATGAATTGGTAGTCACCAAGCTTGATGTGCTGGATGACCTGGATACCATAATGATATGCACAGGCTATAAATTCGGCGATAAGATATATAACGATTTTCCTTCCAGTATCAAAGTCCTCAACGATTGCCGGCCTATTTACGAAAAATTACCGGGCTGGCGCAAGCCCACTACCAGGATCACCTCTTATTCGAAATTACCGGATAACGCGAAGAAATACCTGAAGAGGATGCAGTATTTATTAAAGACAAAGATAGTGCTCATATCGGTAGGCTCCGAAAGAAGCCAGACATTCTCGAAAGGAGATTGA
- the clpP gene encoding ATP-dependent Clp endopeptidase proteolytic subunit ClpP produces MLVPMVIETTGRAERAYDIYSRLLKDRIIFIGTPIDDMVANLIIAQLLFLQMESPEKDINVYINTPGGSVTSGLAIYDTMQFVKSDVNTYCVGQASSMGAVLLAAGRPGKRYALPHARIMIHQPWGGVQGVAADISIQATEILKLRAKLEEIIAKHTKQPLEKIQKDTDRDFFMSAEEAKAYGIVDEVITNVIQNK; encoded by the coding sequence ATGCTAGTTCCAATGGTAATAGAGACTACCGGCAGAGCCGAGAGGGCGTATGATATATACTCGAGGCTGTTAAAGGACAGGATAATCTTCATAGGTACCCCGATAGATGATATGGTGGCCAACCTTATAATAGCGCAGCTATTATTCTTGCAGATGGAATCTCCGGAAAAAGATATCAATGTATATATAAACACTCCCGGGGGGTCAGTGACGAGCGGCCTTGCGATATATGACACAATGCAGTTCGTGAAATCGGATGTCAACACCTATTGCGTGGGCCAGGCCTCAAGTATGGGGGCGGTGCTCCTGGCGGCGGGAAGGCCGGGGAAGCGTTACGCGCTTCCGCACGCGCGCATAATGATACATCAGCCTTGGGGCGGAGTTCAGGGCGTTGCGGCCGATATCAGCATACAGGCGACCGAGATCTTGAAGCTGCGCGCGAAGCTTGAAGAGATAATAGCGAAACATACGAAGCAGCCTTTGGAAAAGATACAGAAGGATACGGACAGGGATTTCTTCATGTCTGCCGAGGAGGCTAAGGCATACGGCATAGTGGACGAAGTTATTACGAACGTGATTCAGAACAAATAA
- a CDS encoding sodium-translocating pyrophosphatase, with product MHLDLLVLAPIGSILALAFAGYLAMKILKTSEGTGDMIAIADAVREGAYAYLKRQYSGVAIFFGVMFLVLIALALSGKLPIFVPFAFLTGGFFSGLSGFIGMSISTRSSARTANAAKTSLNTALGIAFSSGAVMGLVVVGLGLLDLSIWYYLLDWWYSSHVTPHGMDKLGAITSTMLCFGMGASSQALFARVGGGIFTKAADVGADLVGKVEAGIPEDDPRNPAVIADNVGDNVGDVAGMGADLYESYVGSIVATSALGVAAFGRLGLSLQSVTIPMVMAAVGVMASIAGTFFVKTEEKADQGALLTALRRGVFSSSIIVAIISFFVVKYNLGMQYIGVYWAVLSGLVAGVLIGLSTEYFTSSKYKPTRAVAASSVTGPATVIISGMSVGMLSTVVPVIVVAIAIMASYYMSGGAANANLGLYGVAISAVGMLSTLGITLATDAYGPVADNAGGNAEMTHQPKEIRQRTDALDSLGNTTAATGKGFAIGSAALTALALIAAYRDQIEIMGGKIDLSMMNPKTLVGLLVGGMLPFVFCSLTMSAVGRAAGAIVVEVRRQFKEIVGIMEGKAKPDYARCVNIVTAAAQKEMILPSMLAIASPIAVGILAGVDSVTGMLVGATVSGFVLAIMMANSGGSWDNAKKYIEEGNFGGKGSAAHKAGVVGDTVGDPFKDTSGPSLNILIKLMSMVSIVFASFIMSFTLIK from the coding sequence GTGCATTTAGATCTTTTAGTTCTTGCCCCTATCGGATCTATCCTGGCCCTTGCCTTTGCGGGGTATCTCGCGATGAAGATATTGAAGACGAGCGAGGGGACCGGCGATATGATAGCTATAGCGGATGCTGTCAGGGAAGGAGCCTACGCATACTTAAAAAGGCAATATTCAGGAGTCGCGATATTCTTCGGCGTCATGTTCCTCGTGCTTATTGCGCTTGCGTTAAGCGGCAAGCTTCCTATATTCGTCCCGTTCGCGTTTTTAACCGGCGGATTCTTCTCGGGCCTGTCGGGTTTTATCGGAATGTCTATCTCGACCAGGTCGAGCGCCAGGACCGCCAATGCCGCAAAAACGAGCCTGAATACCGCGCTTGGCATCGCTTTCTCATCGGGCGCGGTCATGGGACTGGTCGTGGTCGGCCTGGGGCTTCTGGACCTGTCTATATGGTATTATCTCCTGGACTGGTGGTATTCGTCCCATGTGACACCGCATGGTATGGATAAACTTGGCGCGATAACGTCGACTATGCTCTGTTTCGGAATGGGCGCCAGCTCCCAGGCTTTATTCGCCAGGGTGGGCGGAGGAATATTCACCAAAGCCGCCGACGTAGGCGCGGACCTGGTAGGAAAAGTGGAAGCGGGCATTCCGGAAGACGACCCGAGAAATCCCGCGGTTATAGCCGATAACGTCGGCGATAACGTCGGTGATGTTGCCGGAATGGGTGCGGACCTCTACGAGTCATACGTCGGGTCGATAGTCGCTACCTCTGCATTAGGCGTTGCGGCGTTCGGAAGATTGGGCTTAAGTCTGCAGTCTGTAACCATACCTATGGTGATGGCCGCCGTAGGAGTGATGGCGTCGATCGCCGGGACTTTCTTTGTGAAGACAGAGGAGAAGGCCGATCAGGGAGCTTTGTTGACGGCGCTGAGGCGCGGCGTATTCTCCAGTTCCATCATAGTAGCGATCATTTCATTTTTTGTAGTTAAATATAATCTCGGAATGCAGTATATAGGCGTCTATTGGGCGGTCCTGTCGGGCCTTGTGGCAGGAGTCCTGATAGGCCTTTCAACGGAATATTTTACGTCCAGTAAGTACAAACCCACGCGGGCGGTGGCCGCTTCATCTGTTACAGGCCCGGCGACGGTCATAATAAGCGGAATGTCGGTAGGGATGCTGTCTACCGTAGTGCCTGTGATAGTGGTAGCGATCGCGATCATGGCGAGTTACTACATGTCGGGCGGAGCAGCTAACGCGAATTTAGGCCTATACGGCGTCGCCATCTCGGCGGTAGGAATGTTATCGACCCTTGGCATCACTCTTGCTACAGATGCTTATGGACCGGTGGCCGATAACGCGGGCGGAAACGCGGAGATGACGCATCAGCCGAAAGAGATAAGGCAGAGGACGGACGCCCTCGACTCTCTCGGCAATACGACGGCTGCCACCGGTAAAGGCTTTGCGATAGGCTCGGCGGCGCTCACGGCCCTGGCGCTTATCGCGGCATATCGCGATCAGATAGAGATAATGGGCGGGAAGATCGACCTCTCGATGATGAATCCTAAGACGCTGGTGGGCCTATTAGTAGGCGGCATGCTTCCGTTTGTATTCTGCTCTCTTACGATGAGCGCGGTCGGAAGGGCGGCAGGCGCCATCGTGGTCGAGGTGAGGAGACAGTTTAAAGAGATTGTGGGTATTATGGAAGGCAAGGCAAAGCCCGATTACGCGAGATGCGTTAATATCGTTACCGCGGCCGCGCAAAAGGAGATGATCCTGCCGTCCATGTTGGCAATAGCCTCGCCCATAGCGGTTGGAATCCTTGCAGGCGTTGACAGCGTCACCGGAATGCTGGTCGGCGCTACAGTCTCGGGTTTCGTTCTTGCCATAATGATGGCGAACTCAGGCGGATCGTGGGATAACGCGAAGAAATACATAGAAGAGGGTAATTTTGGCGGTAAGGGCTCGGCGGCGCATAAAGCGGGAGTTGTCGGCGATACGGTCGGGGACCCATTCAAGGATACGTCAGGCCCCAGTCTCAATATATTGATAAAACTCATGTCGATGGTCTCCATCGTATTTGCTTCGTTTATCATGAGCTTCACCCTCATCAAATAG
- a CDS encoding isoprenyl transferase yields the protein MNTSKNIPQHIAVIMDGNGRWAARRGLSRIEGHRAGIKAARETMQAASDLGVKVLTLYTFSTENWKRPKTEVSALFKLLEHYLASEGDKLLKNNIRFQVIGRLRELPDSLRIKLEAEIEKTKNNTGLILNLALNYGGRPEIIDAVRDIVKDVREGKIDPGGLDEKLFADYLYTRRLPDPDLLIRTSGEFRVSNFLLWQIAYSEICVVEKLWPDFKKEDFEKCVHDYQARERRFGG from the coding sequence ATGAACACCTCAAAGAATATACCTCAGCACATTGCGGTAATAATGGACGGCAACGGCCGGTGGGCGGCTCGTAGAGGACTCTCCAGGATAGAGGGGCACCGCGCGGGCATCAAAGCGGCCAGGGAGACTATGCAGGCCGCCAGCGATCTCGGCGTGAAAGTACTGACCCTTTACACTTTTTCCACCGAAAACTGGAAGAGGCCGAAGACAGAGGTCTCCGCGCTCTTTAAGCTCCTGGAACATTACCTGGCGAGCGAAGGCGATAAATTACTTAAGAATAATATCAGATTCCAGGTCATAGGCAGGCTGCGCGAGCTTCCGGATTCTTTGAGAATTAAATTAGAAGCCGAGATAGAGAAGACTAAAAATAATACCGGCCTTATCCTCAATCTCGCGCTTAATTACGGCGGAAGGCCGGAGATAATAGACGCTGTCCGCGATATTGTGAAAGACGTTCGCGAAGGGAAGATAGACCCCGGGGGTCTAGATGAGAAGCTCTTCGCGGATTATCTTTATACGAGGAGACTGCCGGATCCGGATCTGTTGATAAGGACCTCGGGAGAGTTCAGGGTGTCGAATTTTCTTTTATGGCAGATAGCCTACTCGGAGATCTGCGTGGTTGAAAAATTGTGGCCGGATTTTAAAAAAGAAGATTTTGAAAAGTGCGTGCATGACTATCAGGCGAGAGAGAGGAGGTTTGGTGGATAA
- a CDS encoding homocitrate synthase has protein sequence MAKNKKIYIVDVTNRDGVQTSRLGLAKLQKTMINMYLNDMGVCQSEFGFPVTRHETNYLNANLELAEMGVLKPIVLSGWIRAIKQDVEKACKMTKVENMNLSISTSEQMIGGKFQGKYTKEDVIKEMVEAVHMARKHGIKILGVNAEDASRTHIDYLIKFSRAAKKAGADRIRYCDTLGHDDPFTIYNRIKIIAEEVRLPIELHCHNDLGMVVAVSLAGAKGAIDGGVDAYINTTVNGMGERAGNADLVSTILAVKYSSGFAGRYSLDERVKLNHAWKISKYASYAFGVPIPINQPGVGANAFAHESGIHADGALKDRRNYELYDFEELGRGEPEIIETGRQITAGEYSGIKGFRNVYDKLEIKFKDDKDATKILELVRYANVHTQKPLTQDELLFIAKYPEIARQIFTMTP, from the coding sequence ATGGCAAAGAATAAAAAAATATATATAGTCGATGTAACTAACAGGGACGGAGTGCAGACTTCAAGGCTCGGCCTGGCGAAGCTCCAAAAGACTATGATCAATATGTATCTGAACGATATGGGTGTTTGCCAGTCCGAATTCGGGTTCCCCGTGACGCGCCATGAAACCAATTATCTTAACGCTAATCTGGAGCTTGCCGAAATGGGTGTGCTGAAACCCATCGTATTAAGCGGTTGGATCAGGGCCATTAAGCAGGATGTCGAGAAGGCCTGTAAGATGACCAAGGTCGAGAACATGAACCTCTCGATCTCCACGTCCGAACAGATGATAGGCGGAAAGTTCCAGGGAAAGTATACCAAAGAAGATGTCATCAAAGAGATGGTCGAGGCTGTGCATATGGCCCGCAAGCACGGCATAAAGATTTTAGGCGTTAACGCCGAAGACGCATCTAGGACGCATATCGATTATCTGATAAAGTTCTCGCGTGCGGCAAAGAAGGCGGGCGCCGACAGGATAAGATATTGCGATACGCTCGGCCATGATGATCCGTTTACGATATATAACAGGATAAAGATAATCGCGGAAGAAGTGAGGCTGCCGATAGAGCTGCACTGCCATAATGATCTCGGCATGGTCGTGGCCGTTTCGCTCGCCGGCGCCAAGGGCGCGATAGACGGCGGGGTCGACGCGTATATCAACACTACGGTAAACGGCATGGGCGAGAGAGCCGGTAATGCCGATCTCGTCAGCACCATACTTGCGGTAAAATATTCAAGCGGTTTTGCCGGGCGCTACTCACTCGATGAACGCGTGAAGCTTAATCACGCCTGGAAGATATCTAAATATGCCTCCTACGCGTTCGGAGTTCCGATACCGATCAACCAGCCGGGCGTAGGCGCTAACGCGTTCGCGCATGAGTCGGGAATACACGCTGACGGAGCGTTAAAGGACAGGCGCAACTATGAGCTCTATGACTTCGAAGAACTCGGCAGGGGCGAGCCGGAGATCATAGAGACGGGCAGGCAGATAACGGCGGGAGAGTATAGCGGTATAAAAGGTTTCAGGAACGTTTATGATAAGCTTGAAATAAAGTTTAAAGATGACAAGGACGCTACAAAGATCCTGGAGCTTGTCAGGTACGCTAATGTGCACACCCAGAAGCCTCTTACGCAGGATGAACTGTTATTTATCGCGAAATATCCGGAGATAGCGCGTCAGATATTTACGATGACGCCGTAG
- the serA gene encoding phosphoglycerate dehydrogenase, with protein MPYKVLISDSLSKEAVEILQKEKELTVDVNTKLTPAQLKDIIKNYDALAVRSGTKVTKEIIEAADKLKIIGRAGVGLDNVDVEAASKKGIIVVNTPAGNTISTAEHAFTMMLALSRNIPQADLSMKNGEWERKKFTGHEVYGKTLGIVGLGRIGTEVAKRALSFGMKVLAYDPYLSMERAKVLGIEPADLDALFKNSDYITVHTPLTDQTNHLISDKQFELMKKGVRVINCARGGIIDEAALVKAIEAGKVAGAALDVYENEPPQKDNKLLKLPQVVLTPHLGASTEEAQTNVAIEVANTVRDYLMSGCIRNAVNVPCVEPEMCKVIDPYLKLAEKMGAMQAQLVDGHMKKVKIKYVGDILKYDLSPFTLSIMKGMLTPILQETVNFVNSMVIAKERGINIVETRAAEVQDFASLIIIEVETDKMKSSIIGTLFTKVHPRIVKIDESYVDAVPEGYMLVTSNKDVPGIIGQIGSILGKNGVNIAGMSFGREAKGGKAVSILNIDSDVPKSVLDEIRSAPNIYGVKLIKV; from the coding sequence ATGCCATACAAAGTCCTGATAAGCGATTCGCTCTCGAAGGAGGCCGTAGAGATCCTTCAGAAGGAGAAGGAGTTGACGGTCGATGTCAATACGAAGCTTACGCCCGCTCAGCTTAAAGATATCATAAAGAATTATGATGCGCTGGCGGTGCGCAGCGGCACAAAAGTTACGAAGGAGATCATAGAGGCCGCTGATAAGCTGAAGATAATAGGAAGGGCTGGCGTGGGGCTGGACAATGTCGATGTCGAAGCCGCGTCAAAGAAGGGCATCATAGTGGTGAATACTCCCGCGGGGAATACGATATCTACGGCCGAGCACGCGTTCACTATGATGCTCGCGTTATCGAGGAACATTCCGCAGGCCGATCTTTCGATGAAGAACGGCGAATGGGAACGCAAAAAATTCACGGGCCATGAGGTTTATGGCAAGACCCTCGGCATAGTGGGGTTGGGCCGCATAGGCACCGAGGTGGCTAAACGCGCCTTAAGTTTCGGCATGAAGGTCCTCGCATATGATCCGTATCTCTCGATGGAACGAGCCAAGGTGCTGGGCATAGAGCCGGCGGACCTTGATGCCCTATTCAAAAATTCCGATTATATCACCGTGCATACACCGCTTACGGATCAGACTAATCATCTTATATCGGATAAGCAGTTTGAGCTTATGAAGAAGGGCGTGCGCGTTATAAATTGCGCCAGAGGCGGTATTATAGATGAAGCCGCGCTTGTCAAGGCGATAGAGGCCGGTAAAGTCGCCGGGGCCGCGCTCGATGTGTATGAAAATGAGCCTCCGCAGAAGGATAATAAACTTTTGAAACTCCCTCAGGTCGTATTGACGCCGCATCTCGGAGCATCTACGGAAGAGGCGCAGACCAACGTCGCTATAGAGGTGGCCAATACGGTTCGCGACTATCTTATGAGCGGCTGTATCCGTAATGCGGTCAATGTACCATGCGTAGAACCGGAGATGTGTAAGGTCATAGATCCTTATCTTAAATTGGCCGAGAAGATGGGCGCTATGCAGGCCCAGCTCGTCGATGGGCACATGAAGAAAGTCAAGATAAAGTACGTCGGGGATATCCTGAAGTATGATCTTTCGCCATTTACGTTGTCGATCATGAAGGGAATGCTTACGCCGATACTTCAGGAGACGGTTAACTTCGTAAACTCGATGGTTATAGCCAAAGAGCGCGGTATAAATATTGTGGAGACCAGGGCCGCGGAAGTGCAGGACTTTGCCAGCCTCATTATAATCGAGGTTGAAACCGATAAGATGAAGAGCTCTATTATCGGCACGCTCTTTACCAAGGTTCATCCGCGCATAGTCAAGATCGACGAATCGTATGTCGACGCAGTCCCGGAAGGATATATGCTTGTGACAAGCAATAAAGACGTCCCGGGCATTATAGGGCAGATAGGTTCGATACTCGGCAAGAATGGTGTTAATATTGCCGGAATGTCGTTCGGCCGTGAGGCGAAGGGCGGTAAGGCCGTCAGCATTCTGAATATCGATAGTGATGTGCCGAAGAGTGTTCTGGATGAGATAAGAAGCGCGCCGAACATCTATGGCGTAAAATTGATCAAAGTATAG
- the tig gene encoding trigger factor, translating to MKSKAKQIDECLTLLEIEASRETIEKAFDEVYNEITKVANIPGFRVGKAPKDMVKLSYAKAAKEEVLKRLVPEGYKRALLEHGITPIGTPEISDLVFEEDKPLAFKARIETRPKFKLKAYKGLNLERKKAAVTEEDINNTLKSLQEMNAKYIAADDRPIQMGDYVVSDLDCFVDGKAVHKKRENLWLTVEKDSYIPGLSEKLVGLKKGQEADIDAKLPEKYPDAKLAGKEARYHVLAKEIKERKLPDLDDEFAKDLGKASLEELKKDIGLELEARAKAASEVNVENQLLGKIVDDNVFSVPPSFVARQLEHMVEDAKRKLQERGFGKEELGKKDKEFKDKFKDDAERQIRLLFILDEIAGKEKIEVTDEDVSGAYKSIASQSGKAEGFVRDYYEKEGLVDNLKDKIREGKTVKFLLDNSNITEK from the coding sequence GTGAAATCCAAGGCGAAGCAGATCGATGAATGCTTAACATTGCTTGAGATAGAGGCCTCCAGGGAGACCATAGAAAAGGCATTCGATGAGGTTTATAACGAGATAACCAAGGTAGCTAACATCCCCGGTTTCAGGGTAGGCAAGGCTCCGAAGGACATGGTTAAGCTGAGCTACGCGAAAGCCGCCAAGGAAGAGGTGCTGAAACGCCTGGTCCCCGAAGGATATAAAAGAGCTCTGCTGGAGCATGGTATCACTCCGATTGGCACACCGGAGATCAGTGATCTGGTTTTCGAGGAAGACAAGCCGCTCGCTTTCAAGGCGAGAATCGAGACGCGGCCGAAGTTTAAATTGAAGGCATATAAAGGGTTAAACCTGGAAAGAAAGAAGGCGGCAGTCACCGAAGAGGATATCAATAATACATTGAAGAGCCTTCAGGAGATGAATGCCAAATATATAGCGGCCGACGATAGGCCCATACAGATGGGCGATTACGTGGTGAGCGACCTGGACTGTTTTGTGGACGGAAAGGCTGTCCATAAAAAAAGGGAAAATCTCTGGCTGACCGTTGAAAAGGACTCATATATACCCGGCCTCTCCGAGAAGCTGGTCGGGCTGAAGAAGGGTCAGGAAGCGGATATAGACGCCAAGCTTCCCGAAAAGTATCCGGATGCCAAGCTTGCGGGGAAGGAAGCCAGGTATCATGTGCTCGCAAAAGAGATAAAAGAGAGAAAGCTTCCCGATCTCGATGATGAGTTCGCGAAAGATCTGGGCAAGGCCTCACTGGAAGAGCTTAAGAAAGATATCGGGCTGGAACTTGAGGCGAGAGCGAAAGCCGCCTCCGAGGTAAATGTAGAGAACCAGCTCCTGGGTAAGATCGTGGATGATAACGTCTTCAGCGTTCCGCCGAGTTTCGTTGCCAGGCAGCTGGAACATATGGTAGAGGACGCCAAGAGGAAACTGCAGGAGAGGGGTTTTGGGAAGGAAGAGCTGGGTAAGAAGGACAAGGAATTTAAGGATAAATTTAAAGATGACGCTGAGCGCCAGATAAGGCTGCTCTTCATCCTGGACGAGATAGCCGGTAAAGAGAAGATAGAGGTTACCGACGAGGATGTCAGCGGCGCCTATAAGTCGATAGCCTCCCAGAGCGGCAAGGCCGAAGGCTTCGTCAGGGATTATTACGAAAAAGAAGGCCTGGTCGATAATCTGAAGGATAAGATACGGGAAGGCAAGACAGTAAAGTTCCTTTTGGATAATTCCAATATAACGGAAAAATAG
- the lptB gene encoding LPS export ABC transporter ATP-binding protein — MHLLEATGLVKEYGAKRVVNSVDINVKRGEIVGLLGPNGAGKTTTFYMITGIIPPDSGKIIFDHKDITRMSLHDRARRGIGYLAQEPSIFRKLTVQENIMAILETLGFSPRERKRRADELLNELKITHLSKHKAYTLSGGEKRRVEITRALVTNPMFILLDEPFSGIDPIAVAECQEIIKELKSKGLGILVTDHNVRETLSITDRAYLMAEGHILISGTKDELISDPKAREIYLGEKFTM, encoded by the coding sequence ATGCATCTATTAGAAGCCACAGGCCTGGTCAAGGAATACGGCGCCAAGCGCGTCGTGAATTCCGTTGATATCAACGTGAAGCGCGGCGAGATCGTGGGCCTTCTGGGCCCCAATGGCGCGGGCAAGACGACTACCTTCTACATGATAACGGGCATAATACCCCCCGATAGCGGCAAGATAATATTCGACCATAAGGACATAACCAGGATGTCATTGCATGATCGCGCCCGCCGGGGCATCGGATATCTCGCCCAGGAGCCGTCCATATTCAGAAAACTGACCGTCCAGGAAAATATCATGGCTATCCTCGAGACTCTCGGTTTTTCTCCCAGAGAGAGGAAGCGGCGCGCCGATGAACTATTGAACGAGCTTAAGATAACGCATCTCAGTAAACATAAAGCATATACGCTTTCGGGCGGAGAGAAGCGCAGGGTGGAGATAACGCGGGCTCTTGTCACCAATCCGATGTTCATATTGCTCGACGAGCCTTTCAGCGGCATAGACCCTATAGCCGTGGCGGAGTGCCAGGAGATCATTAAGGAGTTGAAGAGTAAAGGGCTGGGGATACTCGTTACGGACCATAATGTGAGAGAGACGCTGTCGATAACCGATCGCGCCTATCTGATGGCCGAGGGCCATATTTTAATATCGGGCACGAAGGATGAGCTTATATCGGATCCGAAGGCCAGAGAAATTTATCTCGGCGAAAAATTTACAATGTGA
- a CDS encoding alanine--glyoxylate aminotransferase family protein yields MAKKYLMTPGPTPVPEEIRNEMAKPIIHHRTKEYQAIFKDATDGLKKIFKTSNDIYTFTSSGTGAMEASIVNVLSPGDKIIVVRGGKFGERFGDIAKACGVEVIPLDVPWGTGPRPEDIKDLLSANPGVKGVYTTLCETSTATVFDIKAIGEIVKKTDALYVVDVISGLGADKFENDAWGVDIAVCGSQKGLMIPPGLAFCSVSQKALKAVESSKLPKFYFSFKKYKKAMADTDTPFTSAITLVIGLRKALEIINSKGVDNVIAEHTAQANAFRDAAKAMGLSLFSKSPSNAVTAVNTPAGMNADELIKLLKTEYGVTFAGGQEQLKGKLFRVAHMGGIDKEHTIESIKALESALHKMGYNFKAGSGIEAAAGILGK; encoded by the coding sequence ATGGCTAAAAAATATTTAATGACGCCCGGCCCGACGCCGGTTCCCGAAGAGATAAGAAACGAGATGGCGAAACCCATCATTCATCATAGAACTAAAGAATATCAGGCGATATTTAAGGATGCTACGGACGGGCTGAAGAAGATATTCAAGACGTCCAACGATATATATACTTTTACCTCGAGCGGCACAGGCGCGATGGAAGCGTCCATAGTGAACGTCCTGTCTCCCGGCGATAAGATCATAGTGGTTCGCGGCGGTAAATTCGGAGAGCGCTTCGGAGATATCGCTAAGGCGTGCGGCGTTGAGGTCATTCCGTTGGATGTGCCGTGGGGTACCGGCCCCCGTCCGGAGGACATTAAAGACCTTCTCAGCGCCAACCCCGGCGTGAAAGGCGTTTACACCACTCTCTGCGAGACGTCGACCGCGACCGTTTTTGATATTAAAGCCATAGGCGAGATCGTAAAAAAGACAGATGCTTTATATGTGGTCGATGTGATAAGCGGCCTCGGGGCTGACAAATTCGAGAATGACGCCTGGGGAGTGGATATCGCTGTCTGCGGTTCCCAGAAGGGGCTGATGATACCCCCGGGACTCGCGTTCTGCTCGGTGAGCCAGAAGGCATTGAAGGCCGTGGAAAGCTCCAAGCTGCCGAAGTTCTATTTCAGTTTCAAAAAGTACAAGAAAGCGATGGCGGATACCGACACGCCGTTCACTTCCGCGATAACTCTGGTTATAGGTTTGCGTAAGGCGCTCGAGATTATTAATAGTAAAGGCGTCGATAATGTGATAGCCGAGCATACCGCCCAGGCCAACGCGTTCAGGGACGCTGCGAAGGCGATGGGCCTTAGCTTATTCTCGAAATCTCCGTCTAACGCAGTTACGGCGGTGAATACTCCCGCCGGCATGAATGCGGATGAGCTTATAAAACTTCTTAAGACGGAATACGGCGTGACATTTGCTGGCGGCCAGGAACAGCTTAAAGGCAAATTATTCAGGGTCGCGCATATGGGAGGCATAGATAAGGAGCATACTATAGAGTCGATAAAGGCTCTTGAATCGGCTCTTCACAAGATGGGCTATAATTTTAAGGCCGGCAGCGGTATTGAAGCGGCCGCCGGAATACTGGGGAAATAG